AAAGACTTTGTGGAGGGACTGCGCTGCGCCAACGTCAGTCCGCATGTGGCCCAGAACGATACCCACCGCCGTTCCGCCATTGACCGGCGCACCACCCGTCACGGTGGTTACGCAGTGAGCCAGCGCATCCGCAAACGGATCGAGGAAGGCTTCGGCTGGGCCAAGACCATCGGGGGCATGCGCAAACTCAAGCACCGGGGCCTGGCCAAGGTCGACTTCCAGTTCACCCTCACCTTCGCCGCCTACAACCTGGTACGACTGCGCACCTTGGGAGTCGGAGGTTGAGCATGCGTCCATGGCCTCAATGCGTCTGCGCCGCGCCCGCTGGCCTGAAATGGCCGGTGAAACAAGTCTATCTCGATGCCCTGAAGCCGGGTTTTCCATCGAATCACTCACAAACGCTCAAATCTAGGCGTTTTTCCACGGCCTGTTAGTGGGTCGTCCGGCAATTTCCTTCTTGGTGTAGAGCAAGCTGCGAAGATGATTGCTTCGCATGGGTTATACACTGGCGCTTCGGCGCAACAAGAGGATGCGGCTGCTCAGTCAATCAGCACGGACAAGGTTGTCTCCACCGATCCCCCGTACTACGACAACATCGGCTACGCGGACCTCTCGGACTTCTTCTACGTCTGGCTGCGCCGTGCCGTCCGATCGATCTATCCTGATCTCCTCGCTACGCTCGCCGTGCCAAAGGCCGAAGAGTTGGTTGCTACTCCGTACCGTCATGGAAACAAGGAGAAGGCAGATGCGTTCTTTCTTACAGGAATGACGAAGGCCATACGCAGTCTCGCAGAGCGGTCGCACCCCGGTTATCCGGTCACCATCTACTACGCCTTCAAGCAGTCAGAGACGAAAAGTGACACCGGGACGGTCAGCACTGGTTGGGAGGCTTTCCTGGCCGCGGTAATCGAGTCTGGTTTCTCCATTACGGGGACTTGGCCGATGCGCACCGAATACACCGGAAACCTGAAAGCCGGCACCAACGCCCTCGCCTCCTCCATCGTCCTCGTGTGCCGCCGGCGCCCCGGCGACGCACCCTTGGCCACCCGCCGCGAATTCGTCGCTGCGCTCAAGGCCGAGCTTCCGCTCGCCCTCGCCCACCTCCAGGCCGGCAACATCGCCCCGGTCGATTTCGCCCAGGCGGCCATCGGGCCGGGGATGGCGGTTTACACACGCTACGCCAAGGTATTAGAGGCCGACGGCAACCCGGTACCAGTGAGGGACGCGCTGGCGCTCATCAACCAAGTTCTCGACGAAACCCTTGCCGAGCAGGAAGGCGAGTTTGACGCGGATACTCGTTGGGCGTTGGCGTGGTTTGAGCAGCATGGGTTCGGCGAGGGGGAGTACGGC
The nucleotide sequence above comes from Deltaproteobacteria bacterium. Encoded proteins:
- a CDS encoding transposase; this translates as KDFVEGLRCANVSPHVAQNDTHRRSAIDRRTTRHGGYAVSQRIRKRIEEGFGWAKTIGGMRKLKHRGLAKVDFQFTLTFAAYNLVRLRTLGVGG